From the genome of Ignavibacteriales bacterium, one region includes:
- a CDS encoding aminoacyl-histidine dipeptidase translates to MGKVLGHLKPELVWYHFEEICKYPRPSKKEEKIAEYVVSVGKRLGLQTEKDKFGNIVIRKPATPGKENLKTVVLQGHIDMVCEKNRGVEHDFDNDPIYPYIDGDWVKAKGTTLGADNGIGVASALAILEANDVEHGPLECLFTLDEETGLTGASSLKKNWLKGDILINMDSEDLGTIFIGCSGGKNTAATLKAKLEKSPRNYSAFELKVAGLKGGHSGLEIHVGRGNAVKILNRAIWNYSQENAIRLAEINGGNKHNAIPREAFAIVLVPKNDDKKFKKFVAKYNETVKAEYLTVDAGLVVSAEKHVVPEKVMDEKTQKRLVNALYAIPHGVIKMSNDIPGLVETSTNLAVVETVGKNINIVTSQRSPIASQNVDITSMTTAVLKLAGADVSYGDGYPGWAPDINSDILKVFKSTFTKMYGKEPEVTAIHAGLECGIIKEKYPDMDMISFGPTMRDVHSPDEKLQISTVPEFYNQLKTVLKNIPAK, encoded by the coding sequence ATGGGAAAAGTATTAGGTCATTTAAAACCAGAGTTGGTTTGGTATCACTTCGAGGAAATCTGTAAATATCCTCGTCCATCCAAAAAAGAAGAAAAAATTGCGGAGTACGTTGTTTCTGTTGGAAAAAGATTGGGCCTTCAAACTGAAAAAGATAAGTTTGGAAATATTGTTATTCGTAAACCTGCCACACCAGGAAAAGAAAATCTTAAAACTGTGGTTTTGCAAGGGCACATTGATATGGTTTGCGAAAAAAATAGAGGTGTTGAACACGATTTTGATAATGATCCGATTTATCCATACATAGATGGTGATTGGGTAAAAGCAAAAGGTACAACTCTTGGTGCTGATAATGGAATTGGAGTTGCCAGTGCTCTTGCAATCTTAGAAGCAAATGATGTTGAACACGGACCGCTTGAATGTTTATTTACCCTTGATGAAGAAACCGGTTTAACAGGTGCATCGAGTTTGAAGAAGAACTGGTTAAAAGGTGATATACTTATCAATATGGATTCAGAAGACCTCGGTACTATTTTTATAGGATGCTCCGGCGGAAAAAATACTGCCGCAACACTTAAAGCTAAACTTGAAAAATCACCTAGAAATTATTCTGCTTTTGAATTAAAAGTAGCTGGATTAAAAGGTGGACATTCAGGTCTTGAAATTCATGTTGGAAGAGGAAATGCAGTAAAAATTCTTAATCGTGCAATTTGGAATTACTCTCAAGAAAATGCTATTCGCTTGGCAGAAATAAACGGTGGTAACAAACATAATGCAATTCCACGTGAAGCATTTGCAATCGTACTTGTTCCAAAGAATGATGATAAAAAATTCAAAAAATTTGTTGCAAAGTACAATGAAACTGTAAAAGCTGAATATTTAACCGTTGATGCAGGTTTAGTTGTTTCAGCAGAAAAACATGTTGTACCGGAAAAAGTTATGGATGAAAAAACACAGAAGCGTTTGGTTAACGCTCTGTACGCAATTCCACATGGTGTAATTAAAATGTCAAATGATATTCCTGGTTTGGTAGAGACATCAACAAACTTAGCGGTAGTAGAAACAGTTGGGAAAAATATTAATATTGTAACAAGTCAACGAAGTCCAATTGCATCACAAAATGTTGATATTACAAGTATGACAACAGCTGTATTAAAACTTGCTGGGGCAGATGTAAGTTATGGTGATGGATATCCGGGCTGGGCACCAGATATTAATTCTGATATTTTAAAAGTATTTAAATCTACTTTCACAAAAATGTACGGTAAAGAGCCTGAAGTAACTGCAATTCATGCAGGACTTGAGTGCGGAATCATAAAAGAAAAATATCCTGATATGGATATGATCTCATTTGGCCCAACGATGCGCGATGTTCACTCACCTGATGAGAAGTTACAAATATCAACCGTACCGGAGTTTTATAATCAATTAAAAACTGTATTAAAAAATATTCCGGCTAAATAG
- a CDS encoding PqqD family peptide modification chaperone yields the protein MERLFINAPSFFMPLTFNERKKILKSANTLDLTPIRIYSEVKDNDDLVTVIIPKFKNKVVVKLISPKLKSDHFRVKLDKFGSAVWLKINGKDRVDQIIKDVKKNFGDEIEEETERITKYISQLYTQGFITFKELN from the coding sequence TTGGAGCGTTTATTTATAAACGCTCCTTCTTTTTTTATGCCGCTTACATTTAATGAACGAAAAAAAATATTAAAGAGTGCTAACACTCTTGATCTTACTCCAATTAGAATTTATTCTGAAGTAAAGGATAATGATGATTTGGTAACCGTTATCATTCCAAAGTTTAAGAATAAGGTTGTCGTAAAATTAATCTCACCAAAACTTAAGAGTGATCACTTTAGAGTTAAGCTTGATAAATTTGGTTCAGCAGTATGGCTAAAGATAAATGGCAAAGATAGAGTCGATCAAATAATTAAAGATGTTAAGAAAAATTTTGGTGATGAAATTGAAGAAGAAACTGAAAGAATCACAAAATATATTTCACAATTATACACTCAAGGATTTATAACATTTAAAGAACTAAACTAA
- a CDS encoding oligopeptide transporter, OPT family → MAEQKPFVPFVSPETNMAEFTVRALLIGLVLAVVLGAANAYLGLKAGMTIAATYPAAVIGMALIKLMKGSILEENFTRTVGSIGESIAAGAIFTLPAFFIAGIWDPFFTPGNYMISAAIMVAGGILGIMFVALLRKVMVEDVDLPFPESVAAAEIHKAGRHGGGGSKFLFSAMGIGALIQSLGQFKLFATSWDKLISLGKGNILFKSPDVSPAYMGVGYIIGPRLAALNFSGGVLAWGLLTPIIAYFKFYNQDLPADFNWADTMVQVWKSYVRPIAIGGMLVGAGFTLWKMRKSLATGIARSVGDVKKAASGEHVEIRTEKDINFKWIMIGILGTAVATFFIYNYFAQNVLAALVATVVMIIAGFFFAAVSGYLVGIIGSSNNPISGLTLSTLVVAAILMVALGMKGTQGVAAVLGVAAVVCVAAAVAGEMLQDLKAGHILGGTPWKMQVGDIIGVVVSAAIMFIPLLILHEGDIKMGGTGFGGDALPAPQASLMAILSKGIVAGDMEWILIFTGMLMGVGFILMNVKSPMLVSVGMYLPLGTTFAIFVGGLIKGIVERVNEKKKFNDAQKSRVENNGVLIAAGLIAGEALIGLLFAGLAFFEVSVPAIFTEPSFLVSLVVIGFIGWLLVRIPVKNAGKPDDPAPPQVSM, encoded by the coding sequence ATGGCAGAGCAAAAACCATTTGTTCCCTTTGTCTCACCTGAAACCAATATGGCGGAATTTACTGTACGTGCACTCCTTATCGGATTAGTGCTTGCCGTTGTACTTGGTGCCGCTAATGCTTACTTAGGATTAAAAGCCGGAATGACTATCGCTGCAACCTATCCGGCGGCGGTAATTGGTATGGCTTTAATCAAATTAATGAAAGGTTCAATATTAGAAGAAAATTTTACCAGAACTGTTGGTTCGATTGGCGAATCAATTGCCGCTGGAGCTATCTTCACATTGCCGGCATTTTTTATTGCTGGAATTTGGGATCCTTTCTTTACACCAGGTAATTATATGATATCAGCTGCAATTATGGTTGCCGGTGGTATTCTTGGAATTATGTTTGTAGCATTGCTTAGAAAAGTAATGGTTGAAGATGTTGATTTACCTTTCCCAGAATCAGTTGCAGCCGCAGAAATTCACAAAGCCGGAAGACACGGTGGCGGCGGATCTAAATTTTTATTTTCTGCAATGGGAATAGGTGCTCTCATCCAATCACTTGGTCAATTCAAATTATTTGCTACATCGTGGGATAAATTAATTTCCCTCGGAAAGGGAAACATTTTATTTAAATCTCCTGATGTCAGTCCTGCTTACATGGGCGTTGGATATATTATTGGTCCACGGTTGGCAGCACTTAACTTTTCAGGAGGTGTGCTTGCATGGGGTTTGTTAACACCTATAATTGCATACTTTAAATTTTACAATCAAGATTTACCAGCAGATTTTAATTGGGCTGATACTATGGTTCAGGTTTGGAAAAGTTATGTTAGACCAATTGCAATTGGTGGAATGTTGGTTGGTGCAGGATTTACTCTTTGGAAAATGAGAAAAAGTCTTGCTACCGGTATTGCCCGCTCTGTTGGAGATGTTAAAAAAGCTGCAAGCGGTGAACATGTTGAAATCAGAACAGAAAAAGATATTAATTTTAAATGGATTATGATTGGAATTTTAGGAACAGCGGTTGCTACATTTTTCATTTACAATTATTTCGCCCAAAATGTTTTAGCTGCACTAGTTGCAACAGTTGTTATGATAATAGCCGGATTTTTCTTTGCGGCTGTTTCAGGATATCTTGTTGGAATTATCGGTTCAAGTAATAATCCAATCAGTGGATTAACTCTTTCAACCTTAGTAGTTGCTGCAATTTTAATGGTTGCACTTGGTATGAAAGGAACCCAAGGTGTTGCTGCTGTACTTGGCGTTGCAGCTGTTGTTTGTGTTGCTGCTGCGGTTGCCGGTGAGATGTTACAGGATTTGAAAGCCGGACATATTCTTGGTGGTACACCATGGAAAATGCAGGTTGGTGATATTATAGGTGTTGTAGTTTCTGCTGCTATTATGTTCATTCCTCTTTTAATATTGCACGAAGGTGATATTAAAATGGGCGGAACTGGTTTTGGCGGTGATGCTTTACCTGCACCACAAGCGAGTTTGATGGCAATTCTTTCAAAAGGAATTGTTGCCGGTGATATGGAATGGATTTTAATCTTTACAGGTATGCTAATGGGCGTTGGTTTTATTTTGATGAATGTTAAAAGTCCTATGCTTGTTAGCGTTGGTATGTATTTACCACTCGGAACAACTTTTGCAATTTTTGTTGGCGGATTGATAAAAGGAATTGTAGAAAGAGTTAACGAGAAAAAGAAATTTAATGATGCTCAAAAATCGAGGGTTGAAAATAATGGTGTTCTAATTGCCGCCGGATTGATAGCCGGTGAAGCATTAATTGGTTTACTGTTTGCGGGACTTGCTTTCTTCGAAGTATCGGTTCCTGCAATATTCACAGAACCATCATTCTTAGTAAGTCTTGTGGTTATTGGGTTTATTGGTTGGTTGCTTGTAAGGATTCCGGTTAAAAATGCCGGTAAACCAGATGATCCTGCACCTCCACAAGTATCTATGTAA
- a CDS encoding PAS domain-containing sensor histidine kinase codes for MNKISEDSFPFKYLLYFFAVTFAISIAGYLIYNDRKNAIEDELYRHVGTIKEIKLSQISKEQLQRKKAITSMLLLPEVKNDVKTLFTKKMSPLLYSNINKWANEIKNDFEFVSLNIFNKNADLLFSTDSSKSIYDHYLKHELVVLLQKDSSALSNLYLAENKKLLQAIITPIKNGSVIVGYLWTEVSFFEYLHPIISYTKQETEDVEYILLKKQSDLGFILRDIKENDEFKIRTIPISKEDKTELESFIKGKDFFKDAKFKGSKIFASVNEIPGTDWILLANINQEKVAESTKNAAMLITIISFLLIVLSASITYAIWKRSRLHFLTRTFTLRKEKDALTERYTSLTKYANDMILSIDKNGKILEANQKAFNTYGYTKDELLKMDLLDLSYDRKKDIEVIFASINNPEGILFETNHKRKNGTIIPVEISAKLIKQGDEEILLAIVRDNTERKKLELDLILAKDKAEEMDRLKTTFLSNMSHELNTPMSGIIGFSELLLSEMDNKNHREMAKIIHKSGKRLNETLNSILDLSKIQSQKLDLRLSNIELLTMMQECKYAFSDAVNKKGLRFSITSDQEKVFINTDQNILHKILCNIVDNAIKYTNEGEVRINLNETEENIIIKITDTGIGIPKENLDQIFEPFRQGSEGLNRKFEGMGLGLTITKKYVEILGGALKIQSEPGIGTTIELVFRKK; via the coding sequence ATGAATAAAATATCAGAAGATAGTTTTCCATTTAAATATTTACTGTATTTCTTCGCTGTTACGTTCGCTATATCTATTGCGGGTTATTTAATTTATAATGATAGAAAAAATGCGATAGAAGATGAACTTTACCGGCACGTGGGAACAATTAAAGAAATAAAACTATCACAAATAAGTAAGGAACAGCTTCAAAGAAAAAAAGCTATTACTTCTATGCTATTACTGCCGGAGGTAAAAAATGATGTTAAAACATTATTTACTAAAAAAATGTCCCCCCTACTTTATTCTAACATTAATAAATGGGCAAATGAAATAAAAAATGATTTTGAATTTGTAAGCTTAAACATCTTTAATAAAAATGCTGATCTACTTTTTTCAACAGATAGTTCAAAAAGTATTTATGACCATTATTTAAAGCACGAACTTGTTGTGCTATTGCAAAAAGATTCATCTGCACTTTCAAATCTATATTTAGCAGAAAATAAAAAACTATTACAAGCAATCATTACTCCAATAAAAAATGGGAGTGTAATTGTTGGATATTTGTGGACTGAAGTTTCATTTTTCGAATATCTTCATCCCATAATTTCTTACACAAAACAAGAAACTGAAGATGTTGAATATATCTTGCTAAAAAAGCAAAGTGATTTGGGATTTATTTTAAGGGATATAAAAGAGAATGATGAGTTTAAAATCCGTACGATTCCGATAAGTAAAGAGGATAAAACTGAACTTGAATCATTTATTAAAGGCAAGGATTTTTTTAAAGATGCAAAGTTTAAAGGATCAAAAATATTCGCTTCCGTAAATGAAATTCCCGGTACAGATTGGATTTTATTAGCAAATATAAATCAGGAAAAAGTTGCTGAATCCACAAAGAATGCAGCAATGCTAATTACTATCATTTCTTTTTTATTGATTGTGCTTTCTGCAAGCATTACTTATGCAATCTGGAAACGCAGCCGTTTGCATTTTTTAACAAGAACTTTTACACTCCGCAAAGAAAAAGACGCTCTAACGGAGCGATATACTTCTCTAACTAAGTATGCAAATGATATGATACTTAGTATCGATAAGAATGGAAAAATACTTGAAGCAAATCAAAAAGCATTTAATACTTACGGTTACACAAAAGATGAATTGCTTAAAATGGATTTGCTTGATTTGAGTTACGACAGAAAAAAAGATATTGAAGTTATTTTTGCTTCTATTAATAATCCTGAAGGAATTTTATTTGAAACAAATCATAAAAGAAAAAATGGAACGATTATTCCTGTTGAAATTAGTGCCAAATTAATTAAGCAGGGTGATGAGGAAATTCTTTTAGCGATAGTAAGAGATAATACCGAAAGAAAAAAACTTGAGCTTGATTTAATACTTGCAAAAGATAAAGCAGAAGAAATGGATAGACTTAAAACAACATTTCTATCTAATATGAGTCACGAACTTAACACACCAATGAGCGGCATAATAGGATTTTCAGAATTACTGCTTTCTGAAATGGATAATAAAAATCATCGAGAGATGGCAAAGATAATCCACAAGAGCGGTAAAAGATTAAACGAAACCCTTAATTCAATTCTTGATCTGTCAAAAATTCAATCACAAAAACTTGATCTCAGGTTAAGTAACATTGAACTTTTAACGATGATGCAGGAATGTAAATATGCCTTTTCGGATGCTGTAAATAAAAAAGGTTTGCGTTTTAGTATAACTTCAGATCAAGAAAAAGTATTTATTAATACCGATCAAAATATTCTTCACAAAATTTTATGTAACATTGTTGATAACGCAATTAAATATACAAACGAAGGCGAAGTTCGAATCAACTTAAATGAAACCGAAGAAAATATAATTATAAAGATAACCGATACAGGTATTGGAATCCCAAAAGAAAATCTTGATCAGATTTTTGAACCTTTTCGACAGGGAAGCGAAGGACTCAACAGAAAATTTGAAGGTATGGGGCTTGGATTAACGATTACTAAAAAATATGTAGAAATACTTGGTGGGGCATTAAAAATACAGAGTGAACCAGGCATTGGAACCACAATTGAATTAGTATTTCGCAAGAAATAG
- a CDS encoding TIGR02757 family protein has protein sequence MNLKQKLDYHYNAFDRTKLEPDPLQFLYMFKDERDIEVVGLITSIFAYGNVKQIENTLKKFILIFNGKPYLFIKNFSVENDLKKLAGMKHRFYTEDDIIKLFLILSKEIKKYKSIKQIFLQGYNISDDNVKNAISNFSNHYLKSFEQSFGKISNGLKFMFPLPEKGSACKRINLYLRWMVRNDQLDFGLWNEIPTSKLIIPVDTHVARISKSLKLTKSRIANWKMAEEITQNLKKFDAVDPIKYDFAICHIGIRKLKF, from the coding sequence ATGAATCTCAAACAAAAATTAGATTATCACTATAACGCTTTTGATAGAACCAAACTCGAACCGGATCCACTTCAGTTTCTTTATATGTTTAAAGATGAAAGAGATATTGAAGTTGTTGGATTGATTACTTCTATCTTTGCATACGGAAATGTTAAACAGATTGAAAACACTTTAAAAAAGTTCATTTTAATATTTAATGGTAAACCATATTTATTTATAAAAAACTTTTCTGTTGAAAATGATTTAAAGAAATTAGCTGGGATGAAACATCGTTTTTATACTGAAGATGATATAATTAAATTGTTCCTAATCCTCAGCAAAGAGATTAAAAAGTACAAATCAATCAAGCAAATATTTTTACAAGGTTACAATATTTCTGATGACAATGTAAAAAATGCGATATCAAATTTCTCAAATCATTATCTAAAATCATTTGAACAATCTTTTGGAAAGATAAGTAATGGTTTAAAATTTATGTTTCCTTTACCGGAAAAGGGTAGCGCTTGCAAGCGAATTAATTTATACTTACGCTGGATGGTTAGAAATGATCAGCTTGATTTTGGGCTGTGGAACGAAATTCCTACAAGTAAACTTATTATACCAGTAGATACGCATGTTGCAAGAATTAGCAAATCATTAAAGCTTACAAAAAGTAGGATAGCAAATTGGAAAATGGCTGAAGAAATCACACAAAACCTAAAAAAGTTTGATGCTGTTGATCCAATAAAATATGATTTTGCTATCTGCCATATTGGAATAAGAAAATTAAAGTTTTAA
- a CDS encoding carboxypeptidase-like regulatory domain-containing protein: MKVIIWLFFFISITTNIIAQTGTLKGKVVDKEYGEPLIGANVLVIGTNLGAASDIDGNYEIKNISPGTYLLRVSYIGYKTIEIDNVKIVAFESELNFELENGDPNVIISHPRYIAKFKTACTFKVPTESPIIPIKEFYFGNYLGKIKTNPPQMDSIRIKNN, from the coding sequence ATGAAAGTTATTATTTGGTTATTCTTTTTCATTTCAATTACTACAAACATAATTGCTCAAACGGGAACCTTAAAAGGCAAAGTCGTTGATAAAGAATATGGCGAGCCTTTGATTGGAGCAAATGTACTTGTCATAGGCACTAATCTTGGGGCAGCATCGGATATTGATGGCAATTATGAGATTAAGAATATTTCGCCGGGGACATATCTTTTACGAGTTTCTTACATTGGTTATAAAACAATTGAAATTGATAATGTAAAAATAGTTGCTTTCGAAAGTGAACTTAACTTTGAACTTGAAAATGGAGATCCAAATGTAATTATTTCGCATCCAAGGTATATTGCTAAATTTAAAACGGCTTGCACTTTTAAAGTACCAACAGAATCCCCTATCATTCCAATTAAAGAATTTTATTTCGGAAACTATTTGGGCAAAATTAAAACTAATCCACCTCAAATGGATTCAATAAGAATTAAAAATAACTGA
- a CDS encoding von Willebrand factor type A domain-containing protein, translating into MLFFTKFFAILLLSVPLFANGTLKGKVTDKASNEALIGANIIVLNHSWGAATDIDGFYEIKNIPAGTYTIKVTYVGYAPFEKKDVTIKNFQVVELDFELETDFTLSEIVVVDQKYFEQKATNTVKVVDSEMINKLPVKGTNNIMSLQSGVVVNDRSINIRGGRVDEVGYYIEEVQVQAGVYESRYSKINPINTSNEEYAEVDENVFNNSFKTPLSTFAIDVDAASYTNVRRFINSGQLPPKDAVRVEEFINYFDYDYPAPKDEPVKIYTELSNCPWNKENYLVHIGIKGKEISRDQSGPSNLVFLIDVSGSMQPENKLPLLKRAFKLLTKQLRNDDKVTIVVYASSTGLVLEPTFGYDREKILNAIDNLYAGGSTAGGAGIQLAYKMAEVNFMSDGNNRVILATDGDFNVGISNTTELVKFIQDKKQKGIFLTVLGFGGENLKDSRLEKLADDGDGQYAYIDNFMEAKKVFVNELGATLFTIAKDSKIQVEFNPAKVKQYRLVGYENRLMNDEDFDNDKKDGGEIGAGHTVTALYEIELQDDIDEISELQLKYQVVELKESARTTDELLTVKFRYKEPNGETSKLISQAVPLSALRKYPSKNFNFSAAVAMFGMILSDSENKGNSNLDYVRELAESNLGEDNFGYREEFVDLVQKTKRLDHLAGR; encoded by the coding sequence ATGTTATTCTTTACAAAATTTTTTGCAATACTTTTACTATCAGTTCCCTTGTTTGCAAACGGAACATTGAAAGGAAAAGTTACAGACAAAGCATCAAACGAAGCTCTAATTGGTGCTAACATTATTGTGTTAAATCATTCCTGGGGCGCAGCTACGGATATTGACGGTTTTTACGAAATCAAAAATATTCCTGCCGGAACGTATACCATAAAAGTAACTTATGTTGGGTATGCTCCGTTTGAAAAAAAAGATGTTACAATTAAAAACTTTCAAGTTGTCGAGTTAGACTTTGAGCTTGAAACAGATTTCACACTTTCTGAAATCGTCGTAGTAGATCAAAAATATTTTGAACAAAAAGCAACTAACACTGTTAAGGTTGTAGATTCAGAAATGATTAATAAACTGCCGGTAAAAGGGACTAATAATATTATGTCACTTCAATCAGGAGTTGTAGTGAATGACCGTAGTATCAATATCCGCGGAGGAAGAGTTGATGAAGTTGGATATTATATTGAAGAAGTTCAAGTTCAAGCTGGTGTATATGAGTCTCGTTACAGCAAAATAAATCCAATAAATACTTCTAATGAAGAATATGCAGAAGTTGATGAAAATGTTTTTAATAATTCATTTAAAACTCCGCTTTCAACTTTTGCAATAGATGTTGATGCAGCTTCGTACACAAATGTTAGACGATTTATAAATTCAGGGCAACTGCCACCTAAAGATGCCGTGCGTGTTGAGGAATTTATTAATTATTTTGATTACGATTATCCTGCACCCAAAGATGAACCTGTAAAGATTTACACTGAACTTTCCAACTGCCCATGGAATAAAGAAAACTATCTTGTGCATATTGGAATTAAAGGAAAAGAAATATCAAGAGATCAATCTGGACCAAGCAACCTTGTTTTTCTGATTGATGTTTCAGGTTCTATGCAGCCTGAAAATAAACTTCCATTACTTAAAAGAGCATTTAAACTTTTAACAAAACAATTGCGTAACGATGACAAAGTTACAATTGTAGTTTATGCCTCTTCAACCGGGCTGGTTCTTGAACCAACTTTTGGATATGATAGAGAAAAAATTCTTAATGCAATTGATAACCTTTACGCAGGTGGTTCAACTGCTGGAGGGGCAGGAATTCAGTTAGCTTACAAAATGGCTGAAGTAAATTTTATGAGCGATGGAAATAACAGAGTTATTCTTGCAACTGATGGAGATTTTAATGTCGGAATTTCTAATACAACTGAACTTGTAAAATTTATTCAGGATAAAAAACAAAAAGGAATATTTCTTACCGTTTTGGGTTTTGGTGGAGAGAATTTAAAAGATTCCAGATTAGAAAAACTTGCTGATGACGGCGATGGTCAATATGCTTACATTGATAATTTTATGGAAGCTAAAAAAGTTTTTGTAAATGAACTTGGAGCCACACTTTTTACGATAGCAAAGGATTCAAAAATTCAAGTTGAGTTTAATCCTGCCAAAGTTAAACAATATAGATTAGTTGGATATGAAAACCGATTAATGAATGATGAAGACTTTGATAACGATAAAAAAGATGGTGGAGAAATCGGAGCCGGGCACACAGTTACGGCACTTTATGAAATTGAGTTGCAGGATGATATTGATGAAATAAGCGAACTACAATTAAAATACCAGGTTGTTGAACTTAAAGAATCAGCAAGAACTACAGATGAACTTTTAACTGTAAAATTCCGATATAAAGAACCGAATGGAGAAACAAGTAAATTGATTTCTCAAGCTGTTCCTCTTTCTGCGTTAAGAAAATATCCGAGTAAGAATTTTAACTTTTCGGCAGCCGTTGCAATGTTTGGGATGATTCTTAGTGATTCTGAAAATAAAGGGAATTCTAATCTTGATTATGTTCGAGAACTCGCTGAATCAAATCTTGGTGAAGATAATTTCGGATACAGAGAAGAATTTGTAGATCTTGTTCAAAAAACAAAAAGATTAGATCATCTTGCTGGAAGATAA
- a CDS encoding polysaccharide deacetylase family protein: MTRYFQILFLIALFTIAILSQPTNTKRYIAVTFDDLPMNTKYLEDGNQWIEQTEKLLGIIKKYNIPAIGFVNEYKIYVNNVLDSSRIKALQLWVDADLELGNHTFSHPDYHIIDQKDFFEDIIKGERITKELLSQKNKKLEYFRHPFLHTGISLEKKKALEDFLKEHNYTIAPVTIDNGEWIYARAYENAYNKNDFELMEQIGSEYVSYMIDKTVYFENQSVKLFGREIKQILLIHANMINADYFDELAEALMKRNYSFITLKETLTDSAYLSEDTFTGRGGISWLHRWSYTKKVDKSFYAGEPEVSKNILDIAEVDSE, encoded by the coding sequence ATGACCAGATATTTTCAAATTTTATTTTTAATTGCACTGTTTACAATTGCAATTCTTTCACAACCAACGAATACCAAACGCTACATAGCAGTTACTTTTGATGACCTTCCGATGAATACAAAATATCTTGAAGATGGAAATCAATGGATTGAACAAACAGAAAAACTTCTTGGCATAATTAAAAAGTATAATATCCCAGCAATTGGATTTGTAAACGAATACAAAATTTATGTTAATAACGTTTTAGATTCTTCAAGAATAAAAGCATTGCAACTTTGGGTTGATGCTGATCTTGAACTTGGTAATCATACTTTTTCACATCCGGATTATCATATTATAGATCAAAAAGATTTTTTTGAAGATATTATTAAAGGGGAAAGAATCACAAAAGAGTTATTATCGCAAAAGAATAAAAAACTTGAATACTTTAGACATCCTTTCTTACACACTGGAATTTCTTTAGAAAAGAAAAAAGCTTTAGAAGATTTTCTTAAAGAACACAACTACACTATTGCACCTGTTACTATTGATAACGGTGAATGGATATATGCACGCGCTTATGAAAATGCCTACAACAAAAATGATTTTGAATTGATGGAACAGATTGGCTCCGAGTATGTTAGTTATATGATCGATAAAACTGTTTACTTTGAAAATCAATCAGTAAAATTATTTGGAAGAGAAATAAAACAAATTTTGCTTATCCACGCTAATATGATAAACGCAGATTACTTTGATGAATTAGCGGAAGCATTGATGAAAAGAAATTATAGTTTTATTACTTTGAAGGAAACTTTAACCGATTCTGCATATTTATCTGAAGATACGTTTACAGGTAGAGGCGGAATAAGCTGGCTTCATCGCTGGAGCTACACAAAGAAAGTTGATAAGAGTTTTTATGCTGGTGAGCCCGAAGTATCCAAAAATATTTTAGATATTGCGGAAGTCGATTCTGAATAA